The following DNA comes from Myxococcales bacterium.
CGACAATTCATGCCGGCGGGACGCAAGTGGGGGAAACAGGTTGAACGAGCGGATCGGAGAGCTCCTCGTCAAGGAGAATCTGCTTTCAGCAGATCAGCTCAACAAGGCGAGGACGGGTGCGGCCGCCAAAGGCAAACGCCTCGGTGCCGAGATCACCGAGCTTGGCTTCCTCGAGGAATCAGAGCTCACAGATTTTGTCGCCAAGCAATATGGTGTGCCATCGATCAACCTCGATGAATTCCAGGTTGATCCCGAAGTTGTCCAACTCATCCCCGAGGACGTCGCCGTCAAGCACTGCGTCGTTCCGGTAAACCGTGCTGGGTCGACTTTGATTCTCGCCACGGCCGATCCCTCGAACATTTTCGCGCTCGACGACATCAAGTTCCTGACGGGTTACAACATTCAGCCGGTGGTGGCCTCGGAAGAGGCGATCAAGCGGGCGATCGAAAAGCACTACGAACAGGCCGACGTCCTCGATGAGGTGATGGCGGGCTTCGACGACTCCGACATCGACATTGTTCAGGGCGAAGAGGATATTGACGCGGGTGAGCTGGGTCGCGAAGCCGAAGATGCCCCAGTCGTCAAACTCGTAAACTTGATCCTGACTGATGCTGTCAAGCGGGTCGCGTCGGATATTCACATTGAGCCGTACGAGAAATCGTTTCGCGTTCGATATCGCATTGATGGCGTGCTCTACGAAGTCATGAAGCCGCCGCTCAAACTCAAGAACGCGCTGACGAGTCGCATCAAGATCATGTCCGAACTCGACATTGCCGAGCGACGGCTGCCCCAGGACGGGCGCATCAAACTAAAGATGGGCCGTGGCCGCGAGATGGATTTTCGTGTCTCCGTCTTGCCGACCCTGTTTGGCGAAAAGATCGTACTCCGCTTGCTCGACAAATCGAATCTGCAACTCGATATGACCAAACTCGGCTTCGAAGTCGAGCAGCTGGCCGATTTCAAGGAAGCAATCAAACAGCCCTTTGGCATGGTGTTGGTGACGGGTCCCACAGGCTCCGGCAAGACGACCACACTCTACTCTGCTTTGTCCGAACTCAACCAGGTTGGCGAGAACCTTTCGACTGCGGAAGACCCCGTTGAATTCAACCTCACCGGCATCAATCAGGTACAGATGCACGAGGATATCGGTCTCAACTTCGCCGCCGCACTTCGGTCGTTTTTGCGTCAGGACCCCGACATCATCATGGTGGGTGAGATTCGTGACTTCGAAACCGCGGAGATTGCGGTGAAGGCGGCGCTCACTGGCCACATGGTGCTTTCGACCTTGCATACCAATGACGCTCCCTCCACGGTCAATCGCCTGTTGAACATGGGCATCGAGCCCTTTCTGGTGGCTTCGTCGGTCAACTGCATCGTGGCCCAGCGGCTGGCCAGGTGCGTCTGTAGCAATTGCCGGGAGCCAGATCCCGATGTCAAAGTCGAAGATCTGATGAGGGCGGGGATGAGCGAGGACGAGGCCAAGGAGATTTCTCCGGCCAAGGGTGCCGGTTGTGCCAGCTGTTCGGACACGGGTTTCAAGGGACGAATCGCGGTCTACGAAGTCATGGTGATGACCGAAGAACTCAAAGAATTTGTACTCAACGGTGCTTCGGCGACCGAGATCAAGCGCGAGGCCATCCGGGGTGGAATGGTGACTTTGCGTCGCAGCGCATTGAACATGCTGCATAAAGATTCCATCACCCTGAGTGAAGTCTTTCGCGTTTCGACTTCGGATAATGCCTAGTTGGTTGATTGTGGTAGGTCGCAGTAGACCGTAGATAGAGGGAGTTCCAGCTTTATGGCGAACATGCATCAGCTCTTGAAGGCGATGATCGAAAAGGGTGCGAGCGATTTGCATCTCACGACCGGAACACCGCCTCAGTTGCGCATCGATGGCAAGCTCCATGCTCTCAAGATGCCGCCGCTCGCTCCCCAGGATACCAAGCAGCTCTGCTATTCGGTCTTGACCGACGCGCAGAAGCATCGATTCGAAGAGTCAAACGAGCTGGATCTCTCCTTCAGCGTCCAGCGCCTTTCTCGCTTTCGCGGCAACATTTTCGTTCAGCGCGGCAACGTCGCAGGTGCGTTTCGCGCCATCCCATTCAAAATTCTCACCTTTGAACAGTTGAACCTGCCGCCGATCGTCGCGGAATTGGCCAATCGACCTCGGGGACTGATTCTCGTCACCGGGGCCACGGGTTCGGGAAAGTCCACCACACTTGCCAGCATCATCAACAAGATCAACGAAGAGCGACACGAGCATATCATTACGATCGAAGATCCGATCGAATATCTGCACCCGCACAAGGGTTGCATTGTGAATCAGCGCGAGATTGGGGCCGATACCGAAGGTTTCAAACAGGCGCTCAAATACATTCTGCGGCAGGACCCGGACGTGGTTTTGATTGGCGAGCTGCGCGACCTCGAAACCATCGAGGCGGCGCTCACGGTTGCAGAAACCGGTCATCTTTGCTTTGCCACCCTCCACACGAACTCGGCTGTGCAGACGATCAACCGCATCGTCGACGTATTCCCGCCGTATCAGCAATCGCAGATCCGCCAGCAGCTCTCCTTCGTGCTCGAAGGGGTGATCTGTCAGACGTTGCTACCGAGAGCCAATGGTCCCGGCCGAGCGTTGGCGATCGAGGTGATGGTGCCCAATCCGGCCATTCGTCATCTGATTCGCGACGACAAGATTCATCAGATGTACTCCGCGATGCAAGTGGGGCAGGGCAAATACGGGATGCTGACCATGAATCAATCGCTGGCTTCCCTGGTACAACGTCGCTTGATCACGTTGGACACCGCGGTGGGGCGAAGTTCCGACGAGCAGGAACTCAAGCAGTTGGTCTCTCAGGGAGGCAACCCCGGTTCTTGAGAGAGATTTTCGCGTTCGGACTGCAGGATGTTCGCAATACGCACACATGATCGTTTCGTACGCGTCG
Coding sequences within:
- the pilB gene encoding type IV-A pilus assembly ATPase PilB, translating into MNERIGELLVKENLLSADQLNKARTGAAAKGKRLGAEITELGFLEESELTDFVAKQYGVPSINLDEFQVDPEVVQLIPEDVAVKHCVVPVNRAGSTLILATADPSNIFALDDIKFLTGYNIQPVVASEEAIKRAIEKHYEQADVLDEVMAGFDDSDIDIVQGEEDIDAGELGREAEDAPVVKLVNLILTDAVKRVASDIHIEPYEKSFRVRYRIDGVLYEVMKPPLKLKNALTSRIKIMSELDIAERRLPQDGRIKLKMGRGREMDFRVSVLPTLFGEKIVLRLLDKSNLQLDMTKLGFEVEQLADFKEAIKQPFGMVLVTGPTGSGKTTTLYSALSELNQVGENLSTAEDPVEFNLTGINQVQMHEDIGLNFAAALRSFLRQDPDIIMVGEIRDFETAEIAVKAALTGHMVLSTLHTNDAPSTVNRLLNMGIEPFLVASSVNCIVAQRLARCVCSNCREPDPDVKVEDLMRAGMSEDEAKEISPAKGAGCASCSDTGFKGRIAVYEVMVMTEELKEFVLNGASATEIKREAIRGGMVTLRRSALNMLHKDSITLSEVFRVSTSDNA
- a CDS encoding type IV pilus twitching motility protein PilT; the protein is MANMHQLLKAMIEKGASDLHLTTGTPPQLRIDGKLHALKMPPLAPQDTKQLCYSVLTDAQKHRFEESNELDLSFSVQRLSRFRGNIFVQRGNVAGAFRAIPFKILTFEQLNLPPIVAELANRPRGLILVTGATGSGKSTTLASIINKINEERHEHIITIEDPIEYLHPHKGCIVNQREIGADTEGFKQALKYILRQDPDVVLIGELRDLETIEAALTVAETGHLCFATLHTNSAVQTINRIVDVFPPYQQSQIRQQLSFVLEGVICQTLLPRANGPGRALAIEVMVPNPAIRHLIRDDKIHQMYSAMQVGQGKYGMLTMNQSLASLVQRRLITLDTAVGRSSDEQELKQLVSQGGNPGS